The following coding sequences lie in one Micromonospora sp. R77 genomic window:
- a CDS encoding uroporphyrinogen-III synthase: MTRTRKPVGRIAFVGAGPGDPGLLTRRAHDALVDADQVVYDRGVPESLLDAVRAQARSDAQFSPAEGVPGDVAKVLISAARSGLNAVHLVAGDPFGHDSVVKEVQAVARTAAHFEVVPGVGQAEGVATYAGVPLPGVRTAADVEDVSTLDFDALAAAVGRGSLALAVDAGDLAAIRDGLLAAGVDGTTGVGVTGDGTGETQYTTTSTVDSFVAAALGFTGRVVLTVGEGVGQRDRLSWWENRPLYGWKVLVPRTKEQAGAMSARLRAYGAIPCEVPTIAVEPPRTPAQMERAVKGLVDGRYAWVIFTSVNAVRAVWEKFAEHGLDARHFGGVKIACIGEATADAVRAFGIQPELVPSGEQSSEGLLAEFSPHDEILDPVGRVLLPRADIATETLAAGLTERGWEVDDVTAYRTVRAAPPPAEIRDAIKSGGFDAVLFTSSSTVRNLVGIAGKPHARTVVAVIGPKTAETATEFGLRVDVQPQHASVPDLVEALAAYAVELREKLAAMPAKQRRGSKVQGPTALRFR; this comes from the coding sequence ATGACCCGCACCCGTAAGCCCGTAGGCCGCATCGCGTTCGTCGGGGCCGGACCCGGCGACCCGGGCCTGCTGACCCGCCGGGCGCACGACGCCCTGGTCGACGCCGACCAGGTGGTGTACGACCGGGGAGTCCCCGAGTCGCTGCTCGACGCCGTCCGCGCCCAGGCCAGGTCCGACGCCCAGTTCAGCCCCGCCGAGGGCGTACCGGGGGACGTGGCGAAGGTGCTGATCTCCGCGGCCCGTTCCGGGCTGAACGCGGTGCACCTGGTCGCCGGTGACCCCTTCGGGCACGACTCCGTGGTCAAGGAGGTGCAGGCGGTGGCGCGTACCGCCGCGCACTTCGAGGTGGTCCCGGGCGTCGGCCAGGCCGAGGGCGTGGCCACCTACGCCGGTGTGCCGCTGCCGGGCGTACGGACCGCCGCCGACGTCGAGGACGTCAGCACGCTGGACTTCGACGCGCTGGCCGCCGCCGTCGGCCGGGGCTCGCTCGCCCTGGCCGTGGACGCGGGCGACCTGGCCGCGATCCGGGACGGCCTGCTGGCCGCCGGGGTGGACGGCACGACCGGCGTCGGGGTGACCGGCGACGGCACCGGCGAGACGCAGTACACCACCACGTCGACCGTGGACTCGTTCGTCGCGGCGGCGCTCGGCTTCACCGGCCGGGTGGTGCTGACCGTGGGCGAGGGTGTCGGCCAGCGGGACAGGCTGAGCTGGTGGGAGAACCGCCCGCTGTACGGCTGGAAGGTGCTCGTCCCCCGCACCAAGGAGCAGGCCGGCGCGATGAGTGCCCGGCTGCGCGCGTACGGGGCGATCCCGTGCGAGGTGCCGACCATCGCGGTCGAGCCGCCGCGTACCCCCGCCCAGATGGAGCGGGCGGTCAAGGGCCTGGTCGACGGCCGGTACGCCTGGGTGATCTTCACCTCGGTGAACGCGGTCCGCGCGGTCTGGGAGAAGTTCGCCGAGCACGGCCTGGACGCCCGGCACTTCGGTGGCGTCAAGATCGCCTGCATCGGCGAGGCGACCGCCGACGCGGTCCGCGCCTTCGGCATCCAGCCGGAGCTGGTCCCGTCCGGCGAGCAGTCCTCCGAGGGGCTGCTGGCCGAGTTCTCGCCGCACGACGAGATCCTCGACCCGGTGGGCCGGGTGCTGCTGCCGCGCGCCGACATCGCCACCGAGACCCTCGCCGCCGGGCTCACCGAGCGCGGCTGGGAGGTCGACGACGTGACCGCGTACCGGACCGTCCGGGCCGCCCCGCCGCCCGCCGAGATCCGCGACGCGATCAAGTCGGGCGGGTTCGACGCGGTGCTCTTCACGTCCTCCTCGACAGTGCGCAATCTGGTCGGTATCGCGGGGAAGCCGCACGCCCGTACCGTGGTTGCAGTGATCGGGCCCAAGACGGCCGAGACCGCGACGGAGTTCGGCCTGCGGGTCGACGTCCAGCCTCAGCACGCCTCGGTGCCCGACCTGGTGGAGGCGCTGGCCGCCTACGCCGTCGAGCTGCGCGAGAAGCTCGCCGCCATGCCGGCGAAGCAGCGCCGCGGCTCGAAGGTGCAGGGGCCCACCGCCCTGAGGTTCCGCTGA
- the hemC gene encoding hydroxymethylbilane synthase yields MTAPLRLGTRGSALAMAQSGQVAEALTAATGRTVELVEVVTAGDRSSAPVHRLGVGVFVSALRDALTAGTIDLAVHSYKDLPTAGAAGLHIAAVPPRQDPRDALVAKGGRTLAELPPGAVVGTGALRRIAQLHALGLQLEVTPIRGNVDTRLGRVLGPDADLDAVVLARAGLARLDRTDVITETLDPMLMLPAPAQGALAVECRSDNPDLVELLAVLDHAPSRAAVTAERALLATLEAGCSAPVAAYAELAEGDNGDEIYLRGAVISPDGTRDLRLSRTGTPADAAEIGKALAAELLELGADSILGHEGHAGPGTQQFGSTE; encoded by the coding sequence ATGACCGCCCCCCTGCGCCTCGGCACGCGGGGCAGCGCCCTGGCGATGGCCCAGTCCGGCCAGGTCGCCGAGGCCCTCACCGCGGCCACCGGTCGCACGGTCGAGCTGGTCGAGGTGGTGACCGCCGGGGACCGCTCGTCCGCCCCGGTGCACCGGCTCGGCGTCGGTGTCTTCGTCTCCGCCCTGCGGGACGCGCTGACCGCCGGCACCATCGACCTCGCCGTCCACTCGTACAAGGACCTGCCGACGGCGGGCGCCGCCGGGCTGCACATCGCGGCGGTGCCACCCCGGCAGGATCCGCGGGACGCGCTGGTCGCCAAGGGCGGCCGTACGCTCGCCGAGCTGCCGCCGGGTGCGGTGGTCGGCACCGGCGCGCTGCGCCGCATCGCCCAGCTGCACGCGCTCGGCCTGCAGCTGGAGGTCACCCCGATCCGGGGCAACGTCGACACCCGGCTCGGTCGGGTGCTCGGCCCGGACGCCGACCTCGACGCGGTCGTGCTGGCCCGGGCCGGACTGGCCCGGCTCGACCGGACCGACGTGATCACCGAGACGCTCGACCCGATGCTGATGCTGCCCGCGCCCGCCCAGGGCGCGCTGGCCGTGGAGTGCCGGAGCGACAACCCGGACCTGGTCGAGCTGCTCGCGGTGCTCGACCACGCACCGTCCCGCGCCGCGGTCACCGCGGAACGGGCGCTGCTGGCCACCCTGGAGGCCGGGTGCAGCGCACCCGTCGCCGCCTATGCCGAACTCGCCGAAGGCGACAACGGTGATGAGATCTATTTGCGCGGGGCGGTGATCAGCCCGGACGGTACTCGTGACCTCCGGCTGTCCCGCACCGGAACGCCCGCCGACGCGGCGGAGATCGGCAAGGCACTCGCCGCCGAACTCCTCGAGCTCGGCGCCGACTCGATCCTCGGCCACGAAGGACACGCCGGCCCGGGGACCCAGCAATTTGGGAGCACAGAATGA
- a CDS encoding glutamyl-tRNA reductase, with amino-acid sequence MKLLVVGASYRTAPVAVLEQLAVAPTELTRTLDRLVAQPYVNEAVLVSTCNRVEVYASVTGFHGGLGDICAVLAEQAGAPPGAFANHLYVHYDAAAVDHVFRVAAGLDSMVVGEAQILGQLRDAYHWAGGADAAGRLLHELMQQALRVGKRAHAETNIDRAGQSVVTAALDLAADLLDGDLAGRPAMVVGAGAMGSLGVATLSRLGAGPLTVTNRGAARAVRLAESYGATAVPMAELVTALSAVDIVVAATAATEPVLTRDVVTRTLARRDADRGPLVLLDLAVPRDVEDGVAGLAGVEVIDIDRLAGVLADGPATADAAEVTRIVAGEVEAFLSWLRGADVAPTVAALRGRADDVVTAELRRLAQRRPDLTDDQRAEVARTVHRVVQRLLHQPTVRVRQLAAEPGGDQYAALLRELFDLEVPQTSPVDTVPDVVDAAPEPADPGADATWPAGTTTDGRSSFDAADVPSTGGTR; translated from the coding sequence GTGAAACTGCTCGTCGTCGGCGCGTCCTACCGCACCGCTCCGGTCGCCGTCCTGGAGCAGCTGGCGGTCGCCCCCACCGAACTCACCCGCACCCTGGACCGGCTCGTCGCCCAGCCGTACGTGAACGAGGCCGTCCTCGTCTCCACCTGCAACCGGGTGGAGGTCTACGCCTCGGTCACCGGCTTTCACGGCGGCCTCGGTGACATCTGCGCGGTCCTGGCCGAGCAGGCCGGGGCGCCGCCCGGTGCGTTCGCCAACCACCTCTACGTGCACTACGACGCCGCCGCCGTCGACCACGTCTTCCGGGTCGCCGCCGGCCTGGACTCGATGGTCGTCGGCGAGGCGCAGATCCTCGGCCAGCTCCGGGACGCCTACCACTGGGCCGGCGGCGCCGACGCCGCCGGCCGGCTGCTGCACGAGCTGATGCAGCAGGCGCTGCGGGTGGGCAAGCGCGCGCACGCCGAGACCAACATCGACCGGGCCGGTCAGAGCGTCGTCACCGCGGCCCTCGACCTGGCCGCGGACCTGCTCGACGGTGACCTGGCCGGCCGGCCCGCCATGGTCGTCGGGGCCGGCGCGATGGGCTCGCTGGGCGTGGCGACGCTGTCCCGGCTGGGCGCCGGGCCGCTCACCGTGACCAACCGCGGCGCCGCGCGTGCCGTCCGGCTGGCCGAGTCGTACGGCGCCACCGCGGTCCCGATGGCCGAACTGGTCACCGCGCTCTCCGCAGTGGACATCGTGGTGGCCGCGACCGCCGCCACCGAACCGGTGCTCACCAGGGACGTGGTGACCCGGACGCTGGCCCGCCGGGACGCCGACCGGGGCCCGCTGGTCCTGCTCGACCTCGCTGTCCCGCGCGACGTCGAGGACGGCGTGGCCGGACTGGCCGGGGTCGAGGTGATCGACATCGACCGGCTGGCCGGCGTGCTCGCCGACGGGCCGGCCACCGCCGACGCCGCCGAGGTGACCCGGATCGTCGCGGGCGAGGTCGAGGCGTTCCTGTCCTGGTTGCGCGGCGCCGACGTGGCACCCACCGTGGCCGCCCTGCGCGGGCGCGCCGACGACGTGGTCACCGCCGAGCTGCGCCGGCTGGCCCAGCGTCGCCCGGACCTCACCGACGACCAGCGCGCCGAGGTGGCCCGGACGGTGCACCGCGTGGTGCAGCGGCTGCTGCACCAGCCCACCGTGCGGGTCCGCCAGCTCGCCGCCGAGCCGGGCGGCGATCAGTACGCGGCCCTGCTGCGCGAGCTGTTCGACCTGGAGGTGCCACAGACCTCCCCGGTCGACACGGTGCCCGACGTCGTCGACGCCGCGCCCGAGCCGGCCGACCCCGGTGCCGACGCCACCTGGCCGGCCGGCACCACCACCGACGGACGGTCGTCCTTCGACGCCGCCGACGTCCCGTCCACCGGAGGTACGCGATGA
- a CDS encoding redox-sensing transcriptional repressor Rex, translated as MSQHRHPGAPGRAGAVPALPDLPEATVARLPEYLRALHNLADGGHETVSSEGLANAAGVNSAKLRKDLSHLGSYGTRGVGYDVALLVEQISSVLGLTKCRAVALVGVGNLGHALAGYDGFTSRGFRIAALFDADPSRVGEQINGLVVRHVDELPRAAVEESISIGVIATPAPAAQAVADQLVAVGVTSILNFAPCVLSVPEGVDVRKVDLAIELQILSFHEHRKASLTALPATGGTALAALPGGLAATDTQEAIGT; from the coding sequence ATGAGTCAGCACCGTCACCCAGGCGCGCCCGGCCGCGCCGGTGCCGTACCGGCGCTCCCGGACCTGCCCGAGGCGACCGTCGCGCGGCTCCCGGAATACCTCCGTGCCCTGCACAATCTCGCCGACGGCGGCCACGAGACGGTGTCCAGCGAGGGCCTGGCCAACGCCGCCGGGGTCAACTCGGCGAAGCTCCGCAAGGACCTGTCGCACCTCGGCTCGTACGGCACCCGGGGTGTCGGCTACGACGTGGCCCTGCTGGTCGAGCAGATCTCCTCGGTGCTCGGGCTCACCAAATGCCGCGCGGTCGCCCTGGTCGGGGTGGGTAATCTCGGTCACGCCCTCGCCGGCTACGACGGCTTCACCAGCCGCGGCTTCCGGATCGCCGCCCTCTTCGACGCGGACCCGTCGCGCGTCGGCGAACAGATAAACGGCCTGGTCGTACGGCATGTCGACGAGTTGCCCCGGGCGGCCGTCGAGGAGTCGATCTCGATCGGCGTCATCGCCACCCCGGCGCCGGCCGCCCAGGCGGTCGCCGACCAGCTCGTCGCCGTCGGCGTGACCAGCATCCTCAACTTCGCGCCGTGCGTACTCTCGGTGCCGGAGGGGGTCGACGTGCGCAAGGTCGACCTCGCGATCGAGCTGCAGATCCTGTCCTTCCACGAGCACCGCAAGGCGTCGCTGACCGCGCTCCCCGCCACCGGCGGGACCGCCCTGGCCGCCCTGCCCGGCGGACTCGCGGCCACCGACACCCAGGAGGCGATCGGCACGTGA
- a CDS encoding sensor histidine kinase, translating into MTALPLASVPAPARGITRQLLSDSQYVLLGLPLAVVSFAVMVVGIALSAGLLVTVLGLPVLAGTLYAARGLADLERLRLPAVLRQPRVRPAYRTPEPGAKAWRRIFLPMRDAQSWLDLVHGLFKLVLAIPTFVLTVVWWALAVAGTLYAAYDWAIPRGPDDQDLSQLLGMGDGAVARIAVNTAIGLFCLFTLPLLVRACALLQAGFARSLLTGVAEMRNRITTLEEQKRAAVSAEATALRRLERDIHDGPQQRLVRLAMDLSRARQQLAADPEAARRTLDEAVTQTRDTLDELRALSRGIAPPILVDRGLPSALAALAGRALVPTELAVDPDLGTPGGRLDPAVESTAYFVVAEALTNVAKHSGAAACRVTVSRAPDRLVISVSDDGVGGAHPAKGHGLAGIADRVRATGGTLEVDSPVGGPTEIRAELPR; encoded by the coding sequence ATGACCGCCCTTCCCCTGGCCAGCGTGCCGGCGCCCGCCCGCGGCATCACCCGACAACTCCTGAGCGACTCGCAGTACGTGCTGCTCGGACTGCCGCTGGCCGTCGTCAGCTTCGCCGTCATGGTGGTGGGGATCGCACTCAGCGCCGGACTCCTGGTGACCGTGCTCGGCCTGCCGGTCCTCGCCGGCACCCTCTACGCCGCCCGGGGACTCGCCGACCTCGAGCGGCTGCGGCTGCCCGCCGTGCTGCGCCAGCCCCGGGTCCGCCCCGCGTACCGGACGCCCGAACCGGGCGCGAAGGCGTGGCGGCGGATCTTCCTGCCGATGCGCGACGCGCAGTCCTGGCTCGACCTGGTGCACGGCCTGTTCAAGCTGGTGCTCGCCATCCCGACCTTCGTGCTGACCGTGGTCTGGTGGGCGCTCGCCGTCGCCGGCACGCTCTACGCGGCGTACGACTGGGCCATCCCCCGCGGCCCGGACGACCAGGACCTCAGCCAACTGCTCGGGATGGGCGACGGGGCCGTGGCGCGGATCGCGGTGAACACCGCCATCGGGCTGTTCTGCCTGTTCACCCTGCCGCTCCTGGTACGCGCCTGCGCCCTGCTCCAGGCCGGCTTCGCCCGCTCCCTGCTGACCGGGGTGGCCGAGATGCGCAACCGGATCACCACGCTGGAGGAGCAGAAGCGGGCCGCCGTCTCCGCCGAGGCCACCGCCCTGCGCCGACTGGAACGGGACATCCACGACGGCCCGCAGCAGCGCCTGGTCCGGCTCGCCATGGACCTGAGCCGGGCCCGGCAGCAACTCGCCGCCGACCCCGAGGCGGCCCGCCGCACCCTGGACGAGGCCGTCACCCAGACCCGGGACACCCTCGACGAGCTGCGCGCCCTGTCCCGGGGCATCGCCCCGCCGATCCTGGTGGACCGGGGGCTGCCCAGCGCCCTGGCCGCCCTCGCCGGCCGCGCGCTGGTGCCGACCGAACTGGCGGTGGACCCGGACCTCGGCACCCCCGGGGGACGGCTCGACCCGGCGGTGGAGAGCACGGCGTACTTCGTGGTGGCCGAGGCCCTGACCAACGTGGCGAAGCACAGCGGGGCCGCCGCGTGCCGGGTCACGGTCAGCCGCGCCCCCGACCGGCTGGTGATCAGCGTCTCCGACGACGGCGTGGGCGGCGCGCATCCGGCCAAGGGGCACGGGCTCGCCGGCATCGCCGACCGGGTGCGGGCCACCGGCGGCACCCTGGAGGTGGACAGCCCGGTCGGCGGCCCGACCGAGATCCGCGCCGAACTTCCCCGCTGA
- a CDS encoding response regulator transcription factor, which produces MRVVIADDAVLLREGLSRLLTESGHQVVAAVGDGDALVEAVVAHRPDVSVVDVRMPPSHTDEGLRAAVEARRLVPRTPILVLSQYVEVSYADDLLATTGGAGGGGIGYLLKDRVAAIDEFLDALTRVAGGGTVLDPEVVGQLLVRRRRDDPLRELTPREREVLGLMAEGHSNTAIARILVVSDGAVEKHVRNIFTKLALPPDADQHRRVRAVLTYLRP; this is translated from the coding sequence ATGCGAGTGGTGATCGCGGACGACGCCGTACTGCTCCGGGAGGGGCTGTCCCGGCTGCTGACCGAGTCGGGGCACCAGGTGGTGGCCGCTGTGGGCGACGGTGACGCCCTGGTCGAGGCGGTGGTGGCGCACCGGCCCGACGTCTCCGTGGTGGACGTCCGGATGCCACCGTCGCACACCGACGAAGGGTTGCGCGCGGCCGTCGAGGCGCGCCGGCTGGTGCCGCGTACGCCGATCCTGGTGCTCTCCCAGTACGTCGAGGTGTCGTACGCCGACGACCTGCTGGCGACCACCGGCGGGGCCGGCGGCGGCGGGATCGGCTACCTACTCAAGGACCGGGTGGCCGCGATCGACGAGTTCCTGGACGCGCTGACCCGGGTGGCCGGCGGCGGGACGGTGCTCGACCCGGAGGTGGTCGGCCAACTGCTGGTCCGCCGCCGCCGGGACGACCCGTTGCGGGAACTCACCCCGCGCGAACGGGAGGTCCTCGGGCTGATGGCCGAGGGCCACTCCAACACCGCCATCGCCCGCATCCTGGTGGTCAGCGACGGCGCGGTGGAGAAACACGTCCGCAACATCTTCACCAAACTCGCCCTGCCCCCCGACGCCGACCAACACCGCCGAGTCCGAGCCGTCCTCACCTACCTCCGCCCCTAA
- a CDS encoding HAD family hydrolase, with product MTPARHHLVWDWNGTLLDDLSLVVQATNVAFASAGGPAVSADEHRARFRRPIADYYAEMLGRAVDDEAFEQLDRIFHDAYRAGLTSCALAADATAAIAAWPGSQSLLSMWFHDELVPTVHTYGLTAHFTRVDGLRGTVGGGFKAGWLEKHLAELGLDGEQVVLIGDSIDDADAAGSVGARCVLYTGGLSDPTRLRASGHPTADTLTRAVTLATTLP from the coding sequence ATGACCCCTGCTCGCCACCACCTGGTGTGGGACTGGAACGGCACCCTGCTCGACGACCTCAGCCTGGTGGTCCAGGCCACCAACGTGGCCTTCGCCAGCGCCGGCGGGCCGGCGGTCAGCGCCGACGAGCACCGGGCGCGCTTCCGCCGCCCGATCGCCGACTACTACGCCGAGATGCTGGGTCGGGCGGTCGACGACGAGGCGTTCGAGCAGCTGGACCGGATCTTCCACGACGCGTACCGGGCGGGGCTGACCAGCTGCGCGCTGGCCGCCGACGCGACCGCCGCCATCGCGGCCTGGCCGGGCAGCCAGTCACTGCTGTCCATGTGGTTCCACGACGAGCTGGTGCCGACGGTGCACACCTACGGCCTGACCGCCCACTTCACCCGGGTCGACGGGCTGCGGGGGACCGTGGGCGGCGGGTTCAAGGCCGGGTGGCTGGAGAAGCACCTCGCCGAGCTGGGCCTCGACGGCGAGCAGGTGGTGCTGATCGGCGACTCGATCGACGACGCGGACGCCGCCGGATCGGTCGGGGCGCGCTGCGTCCTCTACACCGGCGGCCTCTCCGACCCCACCCGCCTACGCGCCTCCGGCCACCCCACCGCCGACACCCTCACCCGAGCCGTAACCCTCGCCACCACCCTCCCCTGA
- a CDS encoding glutaredoxin family protein — protein MSSDARLTLITRPGCHLCEDAKTALDRVVAVTGDRWLEKDVTGDVELEREYGDRLPVVLLDGKEHGYWRVEEERLLRDLTTPQL, from the coding sequence ATGTCCAGTGACGCCCGGCTCACCCTGATCACCCGTCCGGGCTGCCACCTCTGCGAGGACGCCAAGACGGCCCTCGACCGGGTGGTGGCGGTGACCGGTGACCGCTGGCTGGAGAAGGACGTCACCGGCGACGTCGAGCTGGAGCGGGAGTACGGCGACCGGCTGCCGGTGGTGCTGCTCGACGGCAAGGAGCACGGCTACTGGCGGGTGGAGGAGGAACGGCTGCTGCGCGACCTGACCACCCCGCAGCTCTGA
- a CDS encoding AMP-binding protein, which yields MAGRWAAVPDSATVQDAVDSSAPNLADRLRRAAVAHGDRPALHWREQTLTWSQLDAAVTATARALAAGVPAATPADRHPPRVALALGNTPDFVVGCLAVLRAGLVAVPVNPGYTARELRHVLADSGATVLICTPEVRDRVAGLAAELPALTAVHTAPPVTDPTGPVGFPHRGGEDLAVLLYTSGTEGRPKGAMLPHRALAANHEQVARISPPVVGPDDIVLLALPLFHAYGLNSGLGAVVHHGATGVLVDEPGPGGALAEIARHRVSVLVGVPSMFLAWADAGAELAAATASVRVAVCGAAPLPPAVAARFAQLTGRAVHVGYGLTETAPVLTSTLVGGTPKAGSIGRPLPGVALRLVGPDGADLWRDGAPVPEEEPDELDISDVDTGTDPGEIVVRGANLFTGYWPDGRGGPDAAGWWATGDVAYADDDGDLFLVDRLGELILVNGFNVYPHEVELVLETHPGVAESAVLGVPHPRTGETVRAYVVRAPGATVTGEELLAHCARNLARFKCPTGVEFVDALPYSAIGKVRKTQLRPSAPPVPAPAAPPETRTEVSDVQ from the coding sequence ATGGCCGGGCGGTGGGCGGCTGTGCCAGACTCAGCGACCGTGCAGGACGCAGTCGACAGCTCCGCGCCCAACCTCGCCGACCGGCTCCGGCGGGCGGCCGTCGCCCACGGCGACCGCCCCGCGCTGCACTGGCGGGAGCAGACCCTCACCTGGTCCCAACTGGACGCCGCGGTGACCGCCACCGCGCGCGCCCTGGCCGCCGGCGTGCCCGCCGCGACGCCGGCCGACCGGCACCCACCGCGGGTCGCGCTCGCGCTCGGCAACACCCCGGACTTCGTGGTCGGCTGTCTCGCGGTGCTGCGGGCCGGTCTGGTGGCGGTGCCGGTCAACCCCGGTTACACCGCGCGGGAGTTGCGGCACGTGCTCGCCGACTCCGGCGCGACCGTGCTGATCTGCACGCCGGAGGTGCGCGACCGGGTCGCCGGCCTGGCCGCCGAGTTGCCCGCGCTGACCGCCGTGCACACCGCCCCGCCGGTGACCGACCCGACCGGGCCGGTCGGCTTCCCCCACCGGGGCGGCGAGGACCTGGCCGTGCTCCTCTACACCTCCGGCACCGAGGGCCGGCCCAAGGGCGCGATGCTGCCGCACCGCGCGCTGGCCGCCAACCACGAGCAGGTGGCCCGGATCAGCCCGCCGGTGGTCGGCCCCGACGACATCGTGCTGCTGGCGCTGCCGCTGTTCCACGCGTACGGGCTGAACTCGGGGTTGGGTGCCGTGGTCCACCATGGTGCGACCGGGGTGCTCGTCGACGAGCCCGGTCCGGGCGGGGCGCTCGCCGAGATCGCCCGGCACCGGGTCAGCGTGCTGGTCGGCGTACCGTCGATGTTCCTGGCCTGGGCGGACGCCGGGGCCGAGTTGGCCGCGGCGACCGCGTCGGTGCGGGTCGCGGTCTGCGGCGCGGCGCCGCTCCCGCCGGCCGTCGCGGCGCGGTTCGCGCAGCTCACCGGCCGTGCCGTGCACGTCGGCTACGGCTTGACCGAGACCGCGCCGGTGCTCACCTCCACCCTGGTCGGCGGCACGCCGAAGGCCGGCTCGATCGGCCGGCCGCTGCCCGGCGTGGCGCTGCGCCTGGTCGGCCCCGACGGGGCGGACCTGTGGCGCGACGGCGCGCCGGTGCCCGAGGAGGAGCCCGACGAGCTGGACATCTCCGACGTCGACACGGGCACCGACCCCGGCGAGATCGTGGTCCGGGGGGCGAACCTCTTCACCGGCTACTGGCCGGACGGTCGGGGCGGCCCGGACGCCGCCGGCTGGTGGGCCACCGGTGACGTTGCGTACGCCGACGACGACGGGGACCTCTTCCTGGTCGACCGGCTCGGCGAGCTGATCCTGGTGAACGGCTTCAACGTCTATCCGCACGAGGTCGAGCTGGTGCTCGAAACGCACCCGGGGGTGGCCGAGTCCGCGGTCCTGGGTGTGCCGCACCCGCGGACCGGGGAGACTGTCCGGGCGTACGTGGTTCGGGCACCGGGGGCCACGGTGACGGGGGAGGAGCTGCTGGCCCACTGCGCCCGGAACCTGGCCCGCTTCAAGTGCCCGACCGGGGTCGAGTTCGTCGACGCGCTGCCCTACTCGGCGATCGGCAAGGTACGCAAGACCCAGCTCCGCCCGTCGGCGCCTCCGGTGCCGGCGCCCGCGGCGCCGCCCGAGACCCGCACGGAGGTTTCCGATGTCCAGTGA
- a CDS encoding DUF5667 domain-containing protein, with protein sequence MDNNLFSRRRAERFAQLLDEANGGRRHHVRSRADEELAALVALGQQLTADRPDVEVGTEFRTGLRAMLVATAEREGIGNPAKPTTETGAAGRGSFLPAVTARRARARGAILVGVAAGAVALSGISAASENAVPGDALYGMKRSTERAQLALASSDISRGQLFLDFARTRLDEAATLRGDRIGFSAVLDDMDADTRQGVRLLTGVAAQRSDPAALDTVTTFLTGQRRAVSGMLDRDDHAERDRTRRSLALLDAIGRRATALRSAIACGLPAPTASDMLGPTPASCPGDR encoded by the coding sequence GTGGACAACAACCTCTTCTCCCGTCGGCGTGCCGAACGCTTCGCGCAGCTTCTCGACGAGGCCAACGGCGGGCGGCGGCACCACGTACGGTCCCGGGCCGACGAGGAACTCGCCGCGCTCGTCGCGCTCGGTCAGCAGCTCACCGCCGACCGGCCCGACGTCGAGGTCGGGACGGAGTTCCGTACCGGTCTCCGGGCGATGCTGGTGGCCACCGCCGAGCGGGAGGGCATCGGCAACCCGGCGAAGCCGACGACCGAGACCGGCGCCGCCGGGCGTGGCTCGTTCCTGCCGGCGGTCACCGCCCGGCGGGCCCGGGCCCGGGGCGCGATCCTGGTCGGCGTGGCGGCCGGCGCGGTCGCCCTCTCCGGCATCTCCGCGGCCAGCGAGAACGCGGTCCCCGGTGACGCCCTGTACGGCATGAAGCGCTCCACCGAGCGCGCCCAGCTCGCGCTGGCCAGCTCCGACATCAGCCGGGGCCAGCTCTTCCTCGACTTCGCCCGCACCCGACTCGACGAGGCCGCCACGCTGCGTGGTGACCGGATCGGGTTCAGTGCCGTCCTCGACGACATGGACGCCGACACCCGCCAGGGCGTACGCCTGCTGACCGGTGTGGCGGCGCAGCGCTCCGACCCGGCGGCCCTGGACACGGTCACCACCTTCCTCACCGGGCAGCGGCGGGCGGTCAGCGGCATGCTCGACCGGGACGACCACGCCGAGCGGGACCGCACCCGGCGTTCGCTCGCCCTGCTCGACGCGATCGGCAGGCGTGCCACCGCGCTCCGCTCGGCGATCGCCTGCGGCCTGCCGGCCCCGACGGCCAGCGACATGCTCGGCCCCACCCCGGCCAGCTGCCCCGGCGACCGCTGA